A region from the Pempheris klunzingeri isolate RE-2024b chromosome 17, fPemKlu1.hap1, whole genome shotgun sequence genome encodes:
- the gprc5ba gene encoding G protein-coupled receptor, class C, group 5, member Ba encodes MAFLPVLLLLLLTVAHRATSQDSEDSEALPRGCGWGIVRPYTLLCDLDSIWGVAVESVAAGGALTAVLLALVLLCRLHHISEAEKRSGVGPILLLLLGILGLFGLSFAYLIEQDESLCLLRRALWGLLFAVCFSCLLVQGVRLRRLGRERRSPGGCALTGLALGLSAVQGIIAAEWLLLTVLREGRAACQYLPLDFSLACSYVLALLLAALTAASLALCGKTRQWRCNAVWLLVTCLLSLLLWVAWVGFYLYGNAWLGRSPDWNDPALAIALVAQGWLLLIFHAIPESHICLRPPPQPTAPDYFDTSQNSTRMRETSFDEDIPLSHRQFVENQGYGYNDENTAGLRSGGGAGQHNSNTGARPSAPFRSNVYQPTEMTMILNGGAVPSAPPTYTGRQLW; translated from the exons ATGGCATTCCTCCcggtcctcctcctgctgctacTGACTGTTGCTCATCGTGCCACCAGTCAAGACTCTGAGGACTCTGAGGCTCTCCCAAGGGGCTGCGGCTGGGGCATTGTGCGCCCCTACACCCTCCTCTGTGACCTGGACTCCATATGGGGGGTGGCAGTGGAGTCAGTGGCTGCTGGTGGGGCGCTGACTGCCGTCTTGCTGGCCCTAGTCCTGCTGTGCCGTTTACACCACATCAGTGAGGCTGAGAAGCGCAGCGGCGTGGGACCcatcctcctgctgcttctcgGCATCCTTGGCTTGTTCGGCCTGAGCTTTGCTTATCTAATCGAGCAGGATGAGTCTTTATGTTTGCTCCGTAGGGCTCTGTGGGGTCTCCTGTTTGCGGTCTGCTTCTCCTGCTTGCTGGTGCAGGGTGTCCGTCTGCGCAGGCTTGGCCGTGAGCGCCGGAGCCCTGGTGGCTGCGCCCTAACAGGCCTTGCGTTGGGTTTGAGTGCTGTGCAGGGCATCATCGCCGCTGAGTGGCTACTTCTGACCGTGCTGAGGGAGGGACGAGCTGCCTGTCAGTACCTGCCACTGGACTTCTCACTAGCCTGTAGCTACGTGCTAGCCCTCCTACTAGCCGCGCTGACTGCTGCGTCCCTGGCCCTGTGTGGGAAGACACGTCAGTGGCGCTGCAACGCCGTCTGGCTGCTGGTGACCTGCctgctgtcgctgctgctgTGGGTGGCCTGGGTGGGCTTCTATCTGTACGGCAACGCTTGGCTGGGGAGGTCCCCAGACTGGAATGACCCGGCACTGGCTATCGCTTTAGTGGCTCAGGgatggctgctgctgatctTCCACGCCATTCCTGAATCCCATATCTGCCTGAGACCCCCTCCACAGCCCACCGCCCCGGATTACTTTGACACCTCCCAGAATTCAACGCGTATGAGGGAGACCAGCTTCGACGAAGacatccctctctctcacaggcAGTTTGTGGAGAACCAGGGCTACGGATACAATGACGAGAACACTGCAG GCTTGAGGAGTGGTGGCGGCGCCGGGCAACATAACAGCAACACCGGCGCCAGGCCCAGCGCTCCTTTCCGCAGCAACGTCTACCAGCCCACCGAGATGACCATGATCCTGAACGGGGGAGCG GTGCCCTCTGCCCCTCCAACCTACACAGGGAGGCAGCTGTGGTGA
- the iqck gene encoding LOW QUALITY PROTEIN: IQ domain-containing protein K (The sequence of the model RefSeq protein was modified relative to this genomic sequence to represent the inferred CDS: deleted 1 base in 1 codon), which translates to MTTSLATSESLATTGGNSRIMEKIIGESLWQQVCEEFEAEQPSPPTAAWTDGSSVSTQPTQCRASTHSPLHNGLTAAKVFVGDGDPLRGFDPLLCLPALTDRSALGNPHPSTQRRLSAAAASPPQALESPVTRFLERRVFPVLLPGLEALLKEAQKHGCFKRKITKFNPCDFLTEWLYNHNPHRQGQDPVSFHHIPFAKNWLSLHPRPPTPLFLLLSDYQAALLIQAFWRGYKVRVRPDVQELRRWQKELRESRDIAKTVEQFWSRQESRVGSTMTDLPESTQRGNSDVSIHVVSPTPQSTVVHTPTAQMTPDDGEWLTPSLRGVDKMASTPALTAFLAVSEPGDRSLTAASPSLLGTQNLS; encoded by the exons ATGACTACTTCCTTGGCAACCAGCGAGTCCCTAGCAACCACAGGAGGTAACAGCCGG ATAATGGAGAAGATAATTGGTGAGTCACTTTGGCAGCAAGTGTGCGAAG AGTTTGAAGCTGAGCAGCCCAGTCCTCCCACTGCTGCGTGGACAGATGGCAGCTCAGTGAGCACCCAGCCCACCCAGTGCAGAGCCAGCACACACTCCCCACTTCATAATGGACTCACCGCAGCCAAG GTGTTTGTGGGTGATGGTGATCCTCTGAGAGGCTTCGACCCTCTCCTTTGCCTCCCGGCTCTGACCGACCGATCTGCGTTAGGAAATCCTCATCCTTCAACCCAGAGGCgcctgtctgcagctgctgcgtCGCCTCCACAAGCACTTGAAA GTCCCGTCACACGATTTTTGGAGAGGAGAGTGTTTCCGGTGTTGCTGCCTGGACTGGAGGCTTTGCTGAAAGAAGCCCAGAAACACGGCTGCTTCAAG AGGAAGATAACAAAGTTTAACCCGTGTGACTTTCTAACTGAGTGGCTCTACAA CCACAACCCACACAGGCAAGGACAGGACCCAGTGAGCTTCCATCACATCCCCTTTGCAAAGAACTGGCTCAGTCTGCA TCCCAGGCCCCCCACGCctctgttcctgctgctgagtGACTATCAGGCTGCTCTGCTCATCCAGGCTTTCTGGAGGGGATACAAG GTCAGGGTACGCCCAGATGTGCAGGAGCTGCGCCGGTGGCAGAAAGAACTGAGAGAGAGCCGTGACATTGCCAAAACTGTCGAGCAGTTTTGGTCCCGACAAGAGAGCcgag TGGGCTCCACCATGACAGATCTTCCAGAAAGCACCCAGCGTGGCAACTCTGATGTGTCCATCCACGTAGTTTCCCCCACCCCCCAAAGCACCGTGGTCCACACCCCCACCGCCCAGATGACCCCTGATGACGGTGAGTGGCTGACCCCCAGCCTGCGCGGCGTGGATAAAATGGCCTCCACACCAGCACTGACTGCTTTCCTGGCTGTGTCCGAGCCTGGTGACAGATCCCTGACCGCAGCGTCTCCGTCTTTATTAGGAACTCAAAACCTGAGCTAG